The following proteins come from a genomic window of Thermoproteus sp.:
- a CDS encoding DUF2067 domain-containing protein — protein sequence MYRTISIKFSNSEETQYFLEILPKYVNIDYYAIVRGSNVYIQLSGSPIEIKRALASIKTAVGLVRSKLRPIKSYPLDALFKEADVASPIPPDTLADYLSARGFKARLKGLGIQTDAPLEQVKKAVSELSSAYKALEDLPVSPQAKRVVAVYMAAAKTGPKEALERLVAAGLLNKGSVFSLATDLRTAKKRLKALLGKS from the coding sequence ATGTATAGAACTATTTCAATAAAATTTTCTAATAGCGAAGAAACTCAATACTTTTTGGAGATTCTCCCTAAATATGTGAATATAGACTATTATGCAATAGTTAGAGGATCTAATGTGTATATACAATTAAGCGGCTCGCCCATAGAGATAAAGAGGGCTCTTGCGTCCATCAAGACTGCAGTAGGTTTGGTGAGGTCTAAATTGCGACCTATTAAATCCTATCCCCTTGATGCCCTCTTTAAGGAGGCCGACGTGGCCTCCCCAATACCTCCAGACACGTTGGCTGACTATCTATCGGCTAGAGGCTTCAAGGCGAGGCTCAAAGGGCTCGGCATACAGACAGACGCACCTTTAGAGCAGGTCAAAAAGGCGGTGTCGGAACTCTCTAGCGCCTACAAGGCCCTCGAGGACCTGCCCGTAAGCCCCCAGGCGAAGCGGGTGGTGGCGGTATATATGGCCGCGGCAAAGACCGGGCCTAAGGAGGCGTTAGAGCGCCTAGTCGCCGCCGGTTTGTTGAATAAGGGCTCTGTTTTCAGTTTGGCGACAGACCTCCGCACGGCCAAGAAGAGGCTAAAGGCCCTATTGGGTAAGAGTTAA
- a CDS encoding exosome complex RNA-binding protein Csl4 — MDIARKIVVPGEEVAIPEEYLVDGYAYLDGVFRASALGVAVYDRKSHAAVVRPIKTYGYPKQGDVLYCVVTSKGVRALSARCVAKEGKNGPEELKYSVTAFIPPQLIDGKVGVGDYIRARVVSNLGPPFLLSIKGPTFGVVRAICPKCGNAMRRRGGQLVCPVCGTTDVRKIAQGFYV, encoded by the coding sequence GTGGACATAGCGCGCAAAATAGTAGTGCCAGGCGAGGAGGTGGCCATACCTGAAGAATATCTAGTCGACGGCTATGCGTATCTGGACGGCGTATTTAGAGCATCGGCTCTAGGCGTAGCCGTATACGATAGAAAGAGCCATGCGGCGGTGGTAAGGCCCATCAAGACTTATGGGTATCCAAAACAGGGAGATGTGCTGTACTGCGTGGTCACTTCTAAAGGCGTGAGGGCCTTGAGCGCTAGGTGTGTGGCTAAAGAGGGCAAGAACGGGCCTGAGGAGCTGAAATATTCTGTTACTGCATTCATACCGCCGCAACTAATAGACGGGAAGGTCGGCGTCGGCGACTACATAAGGGCCCGCGTTGTTTCAAATTTAGGCCCGCCCTTCCTGCTGTCAATAAAGGGGCCTACTTTTGGAGTCGTCAGAGCCATATGTCCCAAATGCGGCAACGCCATGAGGAGGCGCGGCGGCCAGTTGGTATGCCCTGTCTGCGGCACGACGGACGTCCGTAAAATAGCCCAAGGCTTTTATGTATAG
- a CDS encoding 50S ribosomal protein L23, with product MSSPIRRFVLTEKALMLAERENKITLIVDRSATKKAIRDEVERLYGVKVDYVNVMITPRGEKKAIVKLGPESNAFDLLSRLGLL from the coding sequence ATGAGCTCGCCGATTAGAAGGTTCGTCTTGACGGAAAAGGCGCTGATGTTAGCGGAGAGGGAAAATAAAATCACATTGATAGTAGACCGATCGGCGACTAAGAAGGCCATAAGGGACGAGGTCGAGAGACTATATGGAGTCAAGGTAGACTACGTCAATGTTATGATAACTCCTAGGGGCGAAAAGAAGGCCATCGTAAAGTTGGGGCCTGAGAGCAACGCCTTCGACCTGCTTTCGAGACTAGGGCTGTTGTAA
- the rpl4p gene encoding 50S ribosomal protein L4: MEAVSVHEVLLRLKRVDLAPYINPLFGQVPERVAVYGLDGSKVGEIALPPHFFEPVRPDLIRRAFLSALSARFQPKGVSPEAGRSHSCQSFGVGLGIARIPRYKGHLWPRGCFAPNTVGGRRAHPPKVEKKLHEEINKKEKRLAIRSAIAATAYLQLVRARGHVVEGVEQLPLVVSGELEQVDKTEKLRAVLQALKVWQDVERAARGTRIRAGIGKMRGRRYKEPKSLLLVASSPTAPVIRAARNLPGVDVVYVGGLSVLHLAPGGVPGRLTLWTQPAVEALRGLFL; the protein is encoded by the coding sequence ATGGAGGCCGTGTCCGTCCACGAAGTGCTCTTGAGGCTGAAACGTGTAGATCTAGCTCCGTATATCAATCCGCTATTTGGACAGGTGCCCGAGAGGGTAGCCGTATATGGCCTAGACGGCTCTAAGGTAGGCGAAATAGCGTTGCCGCCGCATTTCTTCGAGCCCGTCAGGCCCGACCTAATAAGGAGGGCTTTCCTCAGTGCTCTCTCGGCGCGATTTCAGCCTAAAGGAGTCAGCCCCGAGGCCGGCAGGAGCCATAGCTGTCAATCCTTCGGTGTAGGCCTCGGAATTGCCAGAATACCTAGGTACAAGGGCCATTTGTGGCCTAGAGGCTGTTTCGCGCCCAATACTGTAGGCGGAAGGAGGGCGCATCCGCCTAAAGTCGAGAAGAAGCTCCACGAGGAGATAAACAAGAAGGAAAAGAGGCTAGCTATAAGGTCCGCCATAGCCGCCACAGCCTATTTACAGCTGGTCAGAGCCCGCGGACATGTCGTCGAGGGCGTCGAGCAACTCCCGCTAGTTGTATCTGGCGAGTTGGAACAAGTAGATAAGACCGAGAAGCTGAGAGCCGTACTGCAAGCACTCAAAGTGTGGCAAGACGTAGAGAGAGCGGCCAGAGGGACTAGGATCAGAGCTGGGATAGGCAAGATGCGCGGGAGGAGATATAAAGAGCCGAAGAGCCTACTGCTCGTCGCGTCGTCCCCGACGGCCCCAGTGATTAGAGCCGCCAGAAATCTGCCCGGCGTCGATGTGGTCTACGTGGGCGGGTTAAGCGTATTGCATCTCGCGCCTGGCGGGGTTCCGGGTAGATTGACCTTATGGACGCAACCGGCGGTAGAAGCGCTTAGGGGCTTATTCCTATGA